TTAGCTAGGAAAGGACCACAAAAAATGTTCCATTTTAAAAACCTACCTCACGAGCCATTGCTAATCACTCAATCCTCACCGTCCACTGGAAAAGTAGCGGTCTTATCCCCTATATTGCTTTGCAGAGACGATTATATTCCTCATGCCAATATACAGATACCTCCACACATCTCACATCCAATCTCTCATGTGCCTATATGCAGTCAAGTTCTTACCATCACACTTCTTGACTAACTCGGTTTTCCAAATAACCAACCAAACAATGCCTCCATTTCCTCTACTTATCCAAATCCAGACTAGTTCTTACTTTACTACCCAGACAAAGTTTAAAATATCCAAGTTCTATGGCACCAAAGGACCAACCCTAGGACGAGGATTGGAAATCTGCCTGTTTCATTGGAATTTATACTCTACCTGATTGCAAGAAAATTGATTTTGTGTTGATGCATATCCTTGATGAACTCCTACAAAACTGACGCTATGCTTTAATGGATAACAGGTGAATCAGAGAAGAGCAGTCTCATGGAAGGCCTTCTGCTGTAATCTCTATTGCAGGTAACTCACTTTGAACGAATCTCAAATTGAGTCTTGCTTTATTCGACCTAACCATAAATTGCATTGGCAAAATATCAAACCCAGTAAGCCTCATTGATGCCAATAAAAAAGCCAAATAATGTAAGGTATCCAGATGCCATGTCTAAACATTCTTATACAACAAAGAGCTCCAGTAATATACCCAGTAAAGCAAGCCTTAAAACTTTGCCTAAACCTTCATATCCTCAAACTCCCAAGCTACTCTAACCAATAAAATTGCAGGGAGGAGTCTCTATAGAACAGAACCAATATGTTAAATGTCATGTTAGTTACGAAAGACATCATTGCAAACCGAAGCACTTAAAGGCTACGTTAGCCAAGAAGGAACTGATAGATTAAGGAGGATGAAGGGGTTTGGAAGGTTGATGAACAAGTTTTGGGCCAAGGAGTCCAGGACATAGGGACACAGCAGTGGCAGTACTGGATGGAGTCTCCAGAACCCCTAGAATAATCAGAACTCAGGACTCAATCAAGAAAACACCTCTGGTTATATCGGTGGACAGTGGGTTTATACACAATTTTGTTAGTCTAAAGGTGGTGAAACAACTGAGACTTTCTTTAGTGCCTAATAAGGTATCAATGGATGTGATCATTTCCGATTGACATGTGATCGAAGATACTCTGCATTTCAGTGGGTAGTGCAAGGAGAAGAGCTCTTTTGTACTTAAGAAAAGTCAGCTAGTTTGTTAGCAGGTGTGTCATGGGCACACAACTCATCACTTTTATCATTCAGCATTGTATTTGCATGACTTGCAAGTGATGAATGTGTTACGGGTCTATCTTCCTCATTATGCATTCCTTTCTTCTGTGATTTCCTCTTATtgttctttctttccttgttaATTCTGAAATACAGCATGAGCATACTACTAAAAGGTGCAGAAATCTGACAAAAATATTGTCACAAAATTCATGAAGCAATAATGAAATCATTGACAAGATAGGAAAAATGAGGAGGGCTTACACCAGCCTTTGCACTTGAAAGAAATGAAATCGACATGTCCACTGATACATTCATCGGGAGACCCTCCACATAGACCACTGCACCCCCAACTTCGTCAACTAGATTGGCGATGGAACCAGATGCTAGTTTCCCTTCTCTATTCTACAACGGGATACCAAAAAAACTTTAAATTCCAAGTAACAATTCAGTAGAAAACAgtcaatttaattttaaaaacctTCATCTGCATATATCCCAATATTCAAATTCTAAACTTTTATGTAATGCTTCTTTATCAACCTAACTTTTCAAACAACCCATTTAATCTTCAAATCAACTATAACTCTAATACTCTTTTCAACCATTACTTTGTGATAATATATTTCGATACAACTATCACAACATTCAAGAATTCTGATTTATTATACTAatcaaaatttaagaattgaAAATGATAAACCCATAACATAGACTgggaaaaaaggggaaaaattGGTGTTTCTCTTACAGTGAGACGAGGAGGAACTTCGAATGTgcaaaaaattcgacccggttCAATTCGGTCAACCCGGATGCCTCTGAGCGCATAGTACTCATAGAAGCTACACTCAGAACCGAGCCGGTGAGGAGGAAAGGCAAGAGACGAAACCCGATCCGATTCAGCCTGCGTTAATTCAAGAAAAGCTTTCGCTTTCTCCATTTGCTTTCTTCTTCTTGATTTTACAAGCGTAATTTGGGTACTTTTTTATGGAGAAGATGATTGTAAAATGTTAATTGAAGAAGTAACAAAGGGGTAACCAGTGATGATTGGATGGAAACTTGTGCCTCTTGGGCAAAGCGGGTTTAACGTGAAGGAAACGGATGAACAAACTCTATAAAATAATACTTATATCTTATCTATCTATCAAACatcatataaattatataaaaaattaattttttatttatcttattttaattctCATAATAAATTTTGCATCATCTTTAAGAAACTATTAATTAAGAGCgttatttgactaatatatcTCTTATTAATTCTTTGATCCTTATCTATTTATGTATCTCTTAatactaaaataattaatgctgaaaataaaattaaaaaaatataattaattctcttttgattgtttaaattAACAATTATATTAAAACAATAATTTTTACCatacataataattaatttaagacggaggaaatatataaataacttaGTTCTTATTAAGTTACTAAACAATCCCTAAATATGCTCCATTTTCATAAATCTAAGGGACGATTAATGCTCCATACATTATATAAGGGATCATATCACAAGATTGGTCCCTCTGGATGATCCTTTCCAACTATTTATTGTGACTTACGTATTCTTATAATTTTGTtcaatcatttattttattttgttcgCGAAGGATTGTCGATCAACATTAAGAAAATTATTCgcaagataaaaataaaagattataTTTTGTCATATCAGACGCGAATAAAGCTGGCTTCAAACTATGGACTTTAATATTGGTGGAGGTAGAATCTTTCGCACAAAGAGATTTTATTTcacttatatattattatatattttttaaaacacttatatatgtgttatttttagacaaataaagtttaaaataagagtccgtttggattgattgaaaaaaaattaaaaattaattttttaaagtgtagaaatttattttaaaaacaaataattatgtatttgGATAAAAATATGCAGTTGAAAAAAAACTGTTGATGTATTTGATATATAAGTGTTGTTAAATACTTTTTCTAATCAAAATGTCCGAAATATCTTTAAATCTGTTTATAAGATGCTGATTATTATAAATCACATGAAAAATTTAAGATGTTTTGTtcaattatatttataaataataatggttatatttcttctttaccataaatattttataaataaaaaataaaaaaggagaaaataatttagaagaaaaaagaaaaagaaagagcaagaagaagaagaaaaaaccgaagaaaagaaatactccctctgtttaaaaaataatgacataatttgatttgatacgaaatttaagaaaacaaaaaaaaaattcatcttgTAGTCCTAAActaaagttatgtcaaatgtactgaaatatcatttaattttgTGGCCTAAAACATGTCacatgaaaagttgaaattaaaattttatcaaaaataaaagggGTCATTCTTTTtagaacaaattaaaaaaaattattctttttttaaacagAGGAAAAAAacggaagaaaagaaagagcaAAAAGAGGGGAAAAAGCGGAAGAAAAGAATGAGCAAAAAGACGGAAGAAAAAAAgaccaagaagaagaagaaaaatggaagaaaaaaataggaggaaaataatatataaattataaaaaaaaaaatattagggataaattttaacttattttaaatatatatttttaatttatcaaataattttaaaaaattaaaaataacttaaaaattgatTTGGTGAGATTTTAACCTAATTCCTTTCGGCCGTCGGCTCCCGCCAAATTTAACATTGACCTTCTTTCTTAGGGTTATTCGTGCTATTTCTTGGCCACGTTGAACTAAGACTTTTAAGCCCAAATGCCAATAGAAACAAATTATACTAAAGTAAGATCTGAATCTAATTTCTGCACAGCTTTAGAGGTCTTCAGAATCGTGGAATCTTCATAATAAAAACGTAAACACTAAACGTTAGCTGCTACCTCAGTGAAAAATAATTGATTGTTGCGTAGTTCAATACCCCTAGGCTGGCCCAATTTTTAACTATGCATTTTTCGTACTGAAATTAAAGataaaagagaaatattttatttcttcaaactttgattaatattttttgatttagaTCTCAGGGTATAAAAGTGAAATGTTTTACcactaatataatatttttgggGACAAAGTTCATGAGTATCGATTTTGAAGCTGTCATTTAATTTGTATtgacttttaattattttttgaatatgtaCCCACCAATTCATGgcaattttatatatattatgtatgaaGTTGATTAGTGTTAACAAATTCCAATTTCAGTTTATATGGTTGAAGTTCAGATACATATGaatatatttcaattatttttacttGAACTTCAATTATATGTGTCTAAAGTTcagtaatttttatttcactATAACCATTTTTTGCTTAAACTTTATCCATATATGTATaaacttgaaagaaaaataattaaagttggACCATTTTTGCATCCACATGTAACTTCACATGGATTTATGAAGTTTGATTTTgtcaaatataatttcaaacatcaaatatgaagtgaatatatatgtaaaaatgtCTAAATGGTGAGTACATGTTAAATGACAGTATCAAAGTAGACTGTCCcatatattttgtttttaatgattttcgATAGAAATTCAAATGTAACTGAATCTCAATAAAAATATGGATAGCCaagtaaaaatcaaaaaataaattaaaggtaAAGAGTGGGGACAATTAAAGGGTTTATGAAGGGTTCTTTTGCTTAAGTCTCTTTGGATCCCTTGTGCTCTGAAATTTTTCTGTCCATGTTGTCGGAAAACTCCAACTCCCATTCATAAATGAGCCCATCCCATGCTGTCCCACTCGCATTCCAATGACTCGTACCACTTCCCAAAACCGCACCCGAACCCGAACCCGCCGTCTTTCAGCTTGTTACCGCCACCCATCGGAGCCGGTCACCGGCATCTGTGCCGCATGCCTGCGTGAACGTCTCTCCGGTCTTGATTCTTCTGCTGACCCTCAACTCTCTATTGTTCCTACATTCTCGCATTCTTTCGAAAACCCAGATGCTGATAATGGACCCGGACCCGGATTTGATAATGATCGGAGTAAAGCTGCTACGTCGTCGTTTTCTCCGGATCTCCGCCGTTGTAGGTCTCTTTCTACTGCCAGGTGTGAAGGTTCGTGTAGTTGGTCGGAGCCACGTCGGAGATCTTGCGACGATAGGTCGTCCCGGAATACTCTTGAAAATCTCTTTGGAGTTGATGACGAGGTGGGTGGATCGAATGCCGGTTTCAATGTTGCATCGAAGAACCTGGGATTGACGAATTTGTCTGATAATGTTTGTCAGTCAATAGTAGAGCATAAAGACAGTGAAGAAGTTAGGGTTCGTGCTGATGCATTGGTTAGAATAGAGGATTTAGCAGAAGACACTCAAGATGGAGAGCTTAAGACAATGAAAGAGTTCATCGATCTCGAATTTCACACGAAAAATCACAAATCGAGGGATTTCAGAGACATTGCGTTGAATTTCAGGGAAGCAACTTCAGTCTTCAGCAAGAAATTGCAAAAATGGAGGCAAAAGCAGAAGGAAAAGAAGCTTAATAGCAGGAATGCTGAAGGCAATGATAAGTTTTCAGCTGGAAATGGCAAGTTGATAGGTTATAAATCGAAGGATAGTCGGTCTGAGATTGGGGAATGTGCAATCAGGAGGAGATCTTGTGATACAGAACCTCGATTTTCAGTCGATGCAGGCCGATTGTCGTTGGATGGTCCGGGGATTTCCATTGATGAACCTAGAGCTTCTTGGGATGGATATATGGTAGCTAGGACTATTCCACGGCTAACACCAATGTTATCAGTTGTCGAAAATGTGCTTTTAGGGAATGGAAGTGGATTTGATAAGCATCGAGCATCGCTGGATGGGCAAATGCAGTCTATAGTAGAAGATGAAAGTAGTTCTGGTGGATCAGGACAGTCCAATTCGGATTCTTCATCATCACAAAGGGGAAGTAGTTTTGATAGGTCGAGCTCTGTTCAGAGTTTTGGCAAGAGGACATTGGATTTGGAGGTTAACGAAGGCAAGTATATGTCAAATTCATCTCCTGCTCACGTCAAGTTGGTTATTACAGAGAGGGAATTGAAAGATTGGCACTTGAATTCTATCAAAGATGATCATTTGAGTAAGTATGACTCATTTTCCAAGAATGGAATTGTTGCTGATAGTTGTGGTGCTAAGAAGGGGTCCAAGAAGCCCACTAGGTGGCGGGAGGTTTTCAATCTCTTTGGTAACAAGCAAAAGCTCAATAACAATAAGGGAGAAACCcgaaaaggagaaggagaaactGTCAGTTCAGTCACTGATACTAAAGCGAAGCAAGGGGACAAGGGTTATGATAATGTAAAAGAGGCTGCTCAATGGAGGCTCACACGAAGCAGCAGCATTGTTGGGGCTAGAAAATCCTGCAGCAGCTCCTACATTCCTGCTAGGAATTCGTGCAGCAGTGTTTTCGATCAGCCTAGGAATTCGTGTGATATGAATGAACTAAATTACAGTAAGAAGAAAGTTGCTGAACGTGCTGCCTCTGCTAACTTTGGCAGGGATGCTTTTGTGCTGGAGAGGAACAAGAGTGTCAAATGCTCTACAAATGACATTGATAATGGTACGTTGCCATTTTATTTGATGCCATTGAGGACTTCTAGGAGCCGTAAAACCACTGAGAACAAGTTAACAAAACCCCTTCAGGCCACTGGCAATGTTTTGCACTGAACTGAAAGGAAGATACTACATGTAGTTTACCACGTATCTGATTTTGTAAAAAACGATTTATCTTTGTCTCTATCGGCATACCTTGTTAtttgaatatcaaaatgctttctTTATAATGGTTAGCTcaaatttttacttttgtttcCCCTTGTTATTATCTTCCCTGAATGGTTCCAGCTATGATTGAAAATGTGACTAGAAGAACACCATCTTAGTGGATAGTGTACTTTGGATTGGACCTCAAGGATTTGGACGAGTAAAGCCCTAAGATTATCTAAGTATCAACTGCCTTGGATGTCGCTGACCTTGATGAAGAAGTCCCACTCTTTAACAGGGAAAAGTAAGGTAGTACTTGTTGCATATATTGCTAAATCGTTTCTATGTGACTGGCTACTTTTGATTGAACATGTTTAGTGTTTTAtaaggataaatattttcttgaattgcaTTATTTAAGAATCCTAGAGAAAGGCCGCTTTCAGTTTCCTTGTGCAAAGCCACCCTCCATATATCTTAGAAGAGATTATTCAATAAATCTGAAGATCATAACTGGAGTGATCAAGATTGTTCTTGTTTTACCTGCATGCCAAATAACACCTCTCACTAGGTCCAccctctttcttttccttataATTTTGGGATGATTGCTCCCTGTTATCCTCTTCGCATAATGGTTAATTCAGCTCATGTGGGTTGGAACAAAATGAATCATTTTCATTGTGTGATCCTCATTCCTGGTCTTTATCCCTTTCACTTTCCCAGCTGCTGCATCTGTCAGTCCCTCGTTTTCTCCATATCTGTTTGATGTTCCATCCCGTTTGTTTAATGCAGAATttttgagttgaaggagtttCAATTAGGTCTATCATCTGTTGGGTAGGGGTCCGTATGTTTTTGTGCTGATAATGTTGCTAAAGGATGAGTGTTTGAATAGTTTCTTGGCAGCAAGTTACTTTATATGCATTTAGCATATATGATCCGAAAGGTTGGAGATGtgtggaggctaaaggtgtacctgtggcgtacattaaggtgatcaaggacatgtatgaggatgccaaaaccagggtaagggcagtaggaggggactcaaagcacttcccagttgtgacggggttgcatcaaggatcaactcttagtccgtttttatttgtcttggtgatggatggattgacgcgacaaattcaaggtgaggtgccatggtgtatgcttttcgcggatgacatagtcctgatcgatgagactcgtagcggagttaacgctaagctggaggattgaagacataccttggagtctaaagggattaagctgagtaggacccagacagagtacttagagtgcaaattcagtgagacacctcaggggGTTggtgcggaagttaggcttggtgaccagaccatccaaaagaaaagtagtttcaagtaccttgggtctatcatgcaaggcagcggggagattaaCGATGATGttacacatcgtattggggcagggtggataaaatggaggctcgttttcggtgtgctatgtgacaagaaggtgccaccacaacttaagggcaagttctacaaagtggtggttagaccgactatgttatatggggcggagtgttggccagttaaggtctctcacgttcaaaagataaaggttgccgagatgagaatgttgagatggatgtgtggacatatcaagagcgacaagattagaaatgaggctatccgggacaaggtaggagtggcttcggtggaagacaagatacagaaaatgcgactgagatggttttggcatgtgaagaagagagacacagatgccctagtgccgaggtgtgagaggttggccacgtgtggtttcagaagaggtaggtaggcggaagaaatattggggataggtgattagacaggacatgacgtagttacagcttatcgaggacatgaccttagataggagggtgtggaggacccatattaggatagaaggctagtacatagtttcgttattcttccttattagtaggcgcattagcgcattataatttcttgtgctctaatTTCTGTTCTTATATATTACTAtctattactttttgtactttgattactctagtTTATTTGTGTcgcttttgttatttgtttttccataccgctttgaatttcttagccttatttgaccttttttatgcttttattgagcagagggtctttcggaaacagtcgtcctactttg
This Solanum dulcamara chromosome 8, daSolDulc1.2, whole genome shotgun sequence DNA region includes the following protein-coding sequences:
- the LOC129901304 gene encoding uncharacterized protein LOC129901304, which gives rise to MEKAKAFLELTQAESDRVSSLAFPPHRLGSECSFYEYYALRGIRVDRIEPGRIFCTFEVPPRLTNREGKLASGSIANLVDEVGGAVVYVEGLPMNVSVDMSISFLSSAKAGDELEIIGRVLGQKGGYSGTSVLVKNKTTGELIAEGRHSLFGKHASKM
- the LOC129901384 gene encoding protein OCTOPUS-like; translation: MTRTTSQNRTRTRTRRLSACYRHPSEPVTGICAACLRERLSGLDSSADPQLSIVPTFSHSFENPDADNGPGPGFDNDRSKAATSSFSPDLRRCRSLSTARCEGSCSWSEPRRRSCDDRSSRNTLENLFGVDDEVGGSNAGFNVASKNLGLTNLSDNVCQSIVEHKDSEEVRVRADALVRIEDLAEDTQDGELKTMKEFIDLEFHTKNHKSRDFRDIALNFREATSVFSKKLQKWRQKQKEKKLNSRNAEGNDKFSAGNGKLIGYKSKDSRSEIGECAIRRRSCDTEPRFSVDAGRLSLDGPGISIDEPRASWDGYMVARTIPRLTPMLSVVENVLLGNGSGFDKHRASLDGQMQSIVEDESSSGGSGQSNSDSSSSQRGSSFDRSSSVQSFGKRTLDLEVNEGKYMSNSSPAHVKLVITERELKDWHLNSIKDDHLSKYDSFSKNGIVADSCGAKKGSKKPTRWREVFNLFGNKQKLNNNKGETRKGEGETVSSVTDTKAKQGDKGYDNVKEAAQWRLTRSSSIVGARKSCSSSYIPARNSCSSVFDQPRNSCDMNELNYSKKKVAERAASANFGRDAFVLERNKSVKCSTNDIDNGTLPFYLMPLRTSRSRKTTENKLTKPLQATGNVLH